AAGCGCGGTAGGCTTTTAATGGCAATCTCTATTAAAAGCCCAAAAGAAATCAAAGCCCTAAGAAAAGCCGGGGAATTAACCGCACAAGCGTTAGCCCTTTTAGAGCGAGAAGTAAGGCCTGGGGTTTCACTTTTAGAGCTGGATAAAATGGCTGAAGATTTTATCAAATCCTCTCATGCTAGGCCTGCTTTTAAGGGGCTCTATGGATTCCCTAACTCTGTGTGCATGTCCTTAAATGAGGTGGTCATTCATGGCATTCCTACGGATTATGTTTTACAAGAAGGGGATATTATAGGCTTGGATTTGGGGGTGGAGGTGGATGGCTATTATGGCGATTCGGCAATCACTCTCCCCATAGGCGCGATAAGCCAGCAAGATGAAAAATTGCTCGCTTGCTCTAAAGAGAGCTTGATGCATGCCATTAGTTCAATTAGAGTGGGCATGCATTTTAAAGAATTGAGTCAGATTTTAGAGGGCGCTATTACAGAAAGAGGCTTTGTGCCTTTGAAGGGATTTTGCGGGCATGGCATTGGTAAAAAACCCCATGAAGAGCCAGAAATCCCCAA
This DNA window, taken from Helicobacter pylori, encodes the following:
- the map gene encoding type I methionyl aminopeptidase, coding for MAISIKSPKEIKALRKAGELTAQALALLEREVRPGVSLLELDKMAEDFIKSSHARPAFKGLYGFPNSVCMSLNEVVIHGIPTDYVLQEGDIIGLDLGVEVDGYYGDSAITLPIGAISQQDEKLLACSKESLMHAISSIRVGMHFKELSQILEGAITERGFVPLKGFCGHGIGKKPHEEPEIPNYLEKGVKANSGPKIKEGMVFCLEPMVCQKQGEPKILADKWSVVSVDGLNTSHHEHTIAIVGNKAVILTER